A section of the Phacochoerus africanus isolate WHEZ1 chromosome 4, ROS_Pafr_v1, whole genome shotgun sequence genome encodes:
- the LOC125124253 gene encoding olfactory receptor 7A17-like, whose product MEPRNDTQISEFLLLGISNEPELQPLIFGLFLSMYLITVFGNLLIFLAIISNPHLHTPMYFFLSNLSFVDICFISTTIPKMLWNIHMQSKGITYAGCISQIYFLLLFAGLDDFLLTVMAYDRFVAICRPLHYTVIMNPWLCGLLVLVSWMMSALNSLIQTLMTLRLSFCRVLEIPHFFCELNQVVRGACCDTFLNDIMVFIAAGLLSGGPFIGILYSYSKIVSSIRGISSTQGKYKAFSTCVSHLSAVSLFYGTILGVYLNPADAHSSYNSITTSVMYTVVTPLLNPFIYSLRNKDIKGALRRFIGL is encoded by the coding sequence ATGGAACCAAGGAATGATACCcaaatttcagaatttcttcttctgggaATATCAAATGAACCAGAACTGCAGCCCCTTATATTTGGGCTTTTCCTCTCCATGTACCTGATCACTGTGTTTGGGAACCTGCTCATTTTCCTGGCCATCATCTCAAACCCTCATCTCCATACACCTATGTACTTTTTCCTCTCCAACCTGTCCTTTGTTGACATCTGTTTCATCTCTACCACCATCCCAAAGATGTtatggaacatccatatgcagagTAAAGGTATAACATATGCAGGCTGCATCAGCCAAATATACTTTTTACTACTCTTTGCAGGGTTGGATGACTTTCTCCtgactgtgatggcctatgatCGCTTTGTGGCCATCTGCCGCCCCCTGCACTACACAGTCATCATGAACCCCTGGCTCTGTGGTTTGCTAGTTCTGGTGTCCTGGATGATGAGTGCCCTGAATTCCTTGATACAAACCTTAATGACATTGCGGTTGTCCTTCTGTAGAGTCTTGGAAATCCCTCATTTTTTCTGTGAACTCAATCAGGTGGTCCGAGGTGCCTGTTGTGACACCTTCCTTAATGACATAATGGTGTTCATTGCAGCTGGGCTGCTGAGTGGTGGTCCATTCATTGGAATACTTTACTCATATTCtaagatagtttcttcaatacGAGGAATCTCATCAACTCAGGGAAAGTATAAAGCATTTTCCACCTGTGTCTCTCACCTTTCAGCTGTTTCCTTATTTTATGGTACAATCCTAGGAGTGTATCTTAACCCTGCTGATGCCCACAGCTCATACAACAGCATAACAACCTCGGTGATGTACACTGTGGTCACACCCCTGCTGAACCCTTTCATTTATAGTCTGCGGAACAAAGACATAAAGGGGGCTCTCAGACGATTCATTGGACTATAA